A DNA window from Trypanosoma brucei brucei TREU927 chromosome 11 chr11_scaffold01 genomic scaffold, whole genome shotgun sequence contains the following coding sequences:
- a CDS encoding protein kinase, putative, producing MSTGKIIGDHRYLIEGLIAKGTFSNVHRCVDLTTDKVYAVKVISKSVIESQNMSVTVVREVSAMEAAPPSPYLVRLVDKLVSSRNYYLVMNVVEGCTLLDVIEKKYRPRPPLRWVRSIFRQLLNGLYTLHGANVVHRDIKPENLLLNRSYTRLVISDFGFACCAPPGRSLHHSCGTMNYCAPELLVPKPAYDGRKVDVWAAGVTLYVMIFGVHPFQARKEGCADSLAEVITSGAYTLPHSLQPELEHLLSVMLEPDPALRWSVRKLLRHVWVLGGMVGGVTGRSSLRLTTPTPGSTGVANRDANTPEDYVVRSRFARALRADDTDPSARQFRSCPDLRREMNNFLDACDSDGEDAEWDGDFSNGNSTHDGYTKFSSLNVSLTDIERGRQPSDLDGFSESTAFATNGSYSSLFSADQLLLDPDETPDTPKGDFLLTVRVIVNFALFCTTLVIVAALRFLFDVPVRDLPLPPFVISIMEYLLVPPHERLAQSFEVRRMRHRFPCAALRRLVASAERAIQRSSWCRRIMPVRGVDEGTDVPLGTGRRGIVLRWLEKN from the coding sequence ATGTCTACGGGAAAGATAATTGGTGATCACAGATACTTGATTGAGGGCCTTATTGCAAAGGGAACCTTTAGTAATGTACATCGCTGCGTGGACTTGACAACAGACAAGGTCTACGCGGTAAAGGTTATAAGTAAATCGGTAATTGAATCGCAGAACATGAGTGTGACCGTGGTTAGAGAGGTGAGTGCTATGGAGGCTGCACCTCCTTCGCCATATTTGGTGAGGCTCGTTGACAAACTTGTTTCGTCTCGTAACTATTATCTTGTTATGAATGTGGTGGAGGGTTGCACACTTCTAGACGtcattgaaaaaaaatatcgaCCCAGACCGCCACTGCGGTGGGTACGATCTATATTTCGACAGTTGCTAAATGGCCTCTACACACTTCATGGGGCAAATGTAGTACATCGTGACATTAAGCCGGAAAACTTGCTGCTGAATAGGAGTTACACCCGACTTGTTATATCGGATTTCGGTTTTGCCTGCTGTGCCCCACCCGGCCGATCGCTTCACCATTCGTGCGGCACGATGAATTACTGTGCCCCTGAGTTATTAGTACCCAAACCGGCTTACGATGGCCGAAAGGTTGACGTGTGGGCTGCGGGGGTCACACTGTATGTTATGATCTTCGGCGTTCACCCTTTTCAGGCTCGTAAAGAAGGTTGTGCGGATAGCCTTGCTGAGGTAATCACCTCCGGTGCGTACACTCTTCCGCACAGTCTTCAACCTGAACTCGAGCACCTTCTTTCAGTTATGCTCGAGCCAGACCCTGCGTTGCGATGGTCTGTCAGGAAGCTGCTGAGACATGTATGGGTGCTGGGCGGTATGGTGGGCGGAGTCACGGGCCGATCATCGTTGAGGCTCACCACACCCACCCCTGGATCCACAGGAGTAGCGAATCGAGATGCAAACACGCCGGAAGACTATGTCGTGCGTTCTCGGTTCGCCCGGGCACTgcgtgcggatgatactgatCCTTCAGCGAGGCAGTTTCGCTCTTGCCCCGATTTGCGCCGCGAAATGAATAATTTCCTTGATGCCTGCGATAGTGATGGGGAGGACGCCGAGTGGGATGGTGATTTTAGCAATGGCAACAGCACTCACGATGGTTACACTAAGTTTAGTAGTTTGAACGTTAGTTTAACCGATATTGAAAGGGGGAGGCAACCTTCGGACCTAGACGGCTTCTCTGAGTCTACTGCTTTCGCAACCAATGGGAGCTACAGCTCCTTGTTTTCGGCAGACCAACTGTTATTGGACCCAGACGAAACTCCAGATACACCTAAAGGTGATTTTCTGCTTACGGTGAGGGTCATCGTCAActttgcacttttttgtACCACCCTGGTAATTGTGGCTGCACTTCGGTTTTTGTTTGACGTCCCTGTAAGAGACCTGCCTTTGCCTCCATTTGTCATTAGTATAATGGAGTATCTGCTGGTGCCACCGCATGAAAGGCTTGCTCAGAGTTTTGAGGTGCGTCGCATGCGTCACCGCTTTCCCTGTGCTGCGCTGAGGCGGCTGGTGGCCTCTGCGGAGCGCGCCATTCAGCGATCAAGTTGGTGTCGCCGGATTATGCCGGTTCGTGGAGTTGACGAAGGGACGGATGTGCCGCTTGGGACTGGAAGACGTGGCATTGTGCTCCGTTGGCTGGAGAAGAACTAG